A window from Mycolicibacterium tokaiense encodes these proteins:
- the rlmN gene encoding 23S rRNA (adenine(2503)-C(2))-methyltransferase RlmN translates to MNLPLVFEAPRRALPPRHFADLDGDARAAAVTELGLPAFRAKQLASQYYGRLIADPEQMTDLPAALRTPLSESLFPRLLTVANQIQCDAGETRKTLWRAVDGTTFESVLMRYPDRNTVCISSQAGCGMACPFCATGQGGLMRNLSTGEIVEQVRAAGAAVRDEFDGRLSNVVFMGMGEPLANYNRVVAAVHRIIDPAPLGFGISARSVTVSTVGLAPAIRKLADEKLGVTLALSLHTPDDELRDTLVPVNNRWKIEEVLDAARYYADRTGRRVSVEYALIRDVNDQPWRADLLGKKLHAAFGRLVHVNLIPLNPTPGSEWDASPKPVEREFVKRVRAKGVSCTVRDTRGREIAAACGQLAAEGRGR, encoded by the coding sequence ATGAATCTTCCGCTGGTTTTCGAGGCGCCGCGCCGGGCACTGCCCCCGCGGCATTTTGCCGATCTCGACGGTGACGCCCGGGCCGCCGCGGTGACGGAGTTGGGCCTGCCGGCCTTCCGCGCCAAGCAGCTCGCGTCGCAGTACTACGGGCGGCTCATCGCCGACCCGGAGCAGATGACCGATCTGCCCGCCGCGCTGCGGACGCCGCTGAGCGAGTCGCTGTTCCCCCGGCTGCTCACGGTGGCCAACCAGATCCAGTGTGATGCGGGAGAGACCCGTAAGACCCTGTGGCGGGCCGTCGACGGCACCACCTTCGAGTCGGTGCTGATGCGCTACCCCGACCGCAACACCGTCTGCATCTCCTCGCAGGCCGGCTGCGGGATGGCGTGCCCGTTCTGCGCCACCGGACAGGGTGGCCTGATGCGCAACCTGTCCACCGGCGAGATCGTCGAGCAGGTGCGCGCCGCGGGTGCGGCCGTGCGCGACGAGTTCGACGGGCGGCTGTCCAACGTGGTGTTCATGGGCATGGGCGAGCCGCTGGCCAACTACAACCGCGTGGTGGCCGCGGTGCACCGCATCATCGACCCCGCGCCGCTGGGGTTCGGCATCTCGGCCCGGTCGGTGACGGTCTCGACCGTCGGGCTGGCCCCGGCCATCCGCAAGCTGGCCGACGAGAAGCTGGGCGTGACGCTGGCGCTGTCGCTGCACACCCCCGACGACGAGTTGCGCGACACCCTGGTGCCGGTGAACAACCGCTGGAAGATCGAGGAGGTGCTCGATGCGGCGCGGTACTACGCCGATCGCACCGGGCGCCGGGTGTCGGTGGAGTACGCGCTGATCCGCGACGTCAACGATCAGCCGTGGCGCGCCGATCTGCTGGGCAAGAAGCTGCACGCGGCATTCGGGCGGCTGGTGCACGTGAATTTGATCCCGCTGAATCCCACACCCGGTAGCGAATGGGACGCCAGTCCCAAACCGGTGGAGCGGGAGTTCGTGAAACGGGTGCGCGCCAAAGGCGTGTCGTGCACGGTGCGCGATACGCGCGGACGCGAGATCGCCGCCGCGTGCGGCCAGCTGGCGGCCGAGGGACGAGGCCGGTAG
- the puuE gene encoding allantoinase PuuE, translated as MTLPEYPRDLVGYGPHPPHPQWPGGARIAVQFVLNYEEGAESNVLDGDQGSETFLSEVIGAQSYPNRHMSLESLYEYGSRAGLWRVLRVFERRGLPLTIFGVALALARNPEAVAAFTERGDEIACHGLRWLSYQMADVDVEREHMAHAVALLTELTGSAPLGWYTGRDSPRTRELVVEHGGFLYDSDSYADDLPYWTTVAGHDHLVVPYTLDTNDMKFVSTSGFPSGTEFFTYLRDAFDVLYAEGVAGAPKMLSVGLHCRLVGRPARVAALERFLDHVQSHDAVWIARRVDIARHWVHNFPPPGR; from the coding sequence ATGACGCTGCCCGAGTATCCGCGTGACCTGGTGGGCTACGGCCCCCACCCGCCGCATCCCCAGTGGCCCGGCGGCGCCCGCATCGCCGTGCAGTTCGTGCTGAACTACGAGGAGGGCGCCGAGAGCAACGTACTGGACGGCGACCAGGGATCGGAGACGTTCCTCTCCGAAGTCATTGGGGCGCAGTCGTATCCCAACAGGCACATGAGCTTGGAGTCACTGTACGAGTACGGTTCGCGGGCCGGTCTGTGGCGCGTGCTGCGGGTGTTCGAGCGGCGCGGACTGCCGCTGACCATCTTCGGGGTGGCGCTGGCGCTGGCACGCAATCCGGAAGCGGTGGCGGCCTTCACCGAACGCGGTGACGAGATCGCCTGCCACGGCCTGCGCTGGCTGAGCTATCAGATGGCTGACGTGGACGTCGAGCGTGAACACATGGCGCACGCGGTGGCGCTGCTCACCGAGCTGACCGGCAGCGCGCCGCTGGGGTGGTACACCGGCCGCGACTCGCCCCGCACGCGGGAGCTGGTGGTCGAGCACGGCGGTTTCCTTTACGACTCGGATTCCTACGCCGACGACCTGCCGTACTGGACCACGGTGGCCGGCCACGACCATCTGGTGGTGCCCTACACCCTGGACACCAACGACATGAAGTTCGTGTCCACCAGCGGATTCCCGTCCGGCACCGAGTTCTTCACCTATCTGCGTGACGCGTTCGACGTGCTCTATGCCGAAGGGGTGGCCGGCGCGCCGAAGATGCTGTCGGTGGGGCTGCACTGCCGGCTGGTGGGCCGACCCGCCCGCGTCGCTGCGCTGGAACGCTTCCTCGATCACGTGCAGTCTCATGACGCGGTGTGGATCGCCCGCCGGGTGGACATCGCGCGGCACTGGGTGCACAATTTTCCGCCGCCGGGCAGGTGA
- the pyrH gene encoding UMP kinase, with product MTTAAIPRPKYARVLLKLGGEMFGGGQVGLDPDVVSLVARQIAEVVREGAQVAVVIGGGNFFRGAQLQQRGMERTRSDYMGMLGTVMNSLALQDFLQKEGIDTRVQTAITMGQVAEPYIPLRARRHLEKGRVVIFGAGMGLPYFSTDTTAAQRALEIGAEVVLMAKAVDGVYTDDPRTNPDAELLTAVTHREVLDRGLKVADATAFSLCMDNGMPILVFNLLTDGNIARAVAGEKIGTLVTT from the coding sequence ATGACGACGGCGGCGATTCCGCGCCCGAAGTACGCACGGGTGCTCCTCAAGCTGGGCGGCGAGATGTTCGGCGGCGGACAGGTCGGTCTCGATCCGGATGTGGTGTCCCTGGTGGCCCGACAGATCGCCGAGGTGGTCCGCGAGGGTGCGCAGGTCGCGGTGGTGATCGGCGGCGGCAACTTCTTCCGCGGTGCGCAGTTGCAGCAGCGCGGGATGGAACGCACCCGCTCGGATTACATGGGCATGCTCGGCACCGTGATGAACAGCCTTGCGCTGCAGGATTTCCTGCAGAAAGAGGGCATCGACACCCGGGTGCAGACCGCCATCACCATGGGGCAGGTGGCCGAGCCCTACATCCCGCTGCGCGCGCGGCGCCACCTCGAGAAGGGCCGCGTCGTCATCTTCGGCGCCGGCATGGGGCTGCCGTACTTCTCCACCGACACCACCGCCGCGCAGCGGGCCCTGGAGATCGGGGCCGAGGTGGTGCTGATGGCCAAGGCCGTCGACGGCGTGTACACCGACGACCCGCGGACCAACCCGGACGCCGAGCTGCTGACCGCGGTCACCCACCGCGAGGTCCTGGACCGCGGCCTCAAGGTGGCCGATGCCACCGCATTCAGTCTGTGCATGGACAATGGCATGCCGATCCTGGTTTTCAACTTGCTGACCGACGGCAATATCGCCCGTGCCGTCGCAGGTGAGAAGATCGGAACACTGGTCACCACGTGA
- a CDS encoding fasciclin domain-containing protein has translation MKTHLLAATGIAAAVMGLAVAPAAVAEPMGPVGPGCAAYAQQNPVGPGSINGMAPAPVSVAAASNPMLTTLTQAISGQLNPEVNLVSTLDGGEFTIFAPTDEAFAKIDPATIDTLKTDAPLLTNILTYHVVPGRVNPDQVAGTHVTVQGAPLTVEGPADHLMVNDASVVCGGVQTANATVYLIDTVLMPPPAM, from the coding sequence ATGAAGACACACCTGCTCGCCGCCACCGGTATCGCTGCCGCTGTGATGGGCCTTGCGGTCGCCCCCGCCGCCGTCGCCGAACCGATGGGCCCGGTGGGCCCCGGCTGCGCCGCCTACGCCCAGCAGAACCCCGTCGGTCCGGGCTCGATCAACGGCATGGCCCCCGCCCCGGTTTCGGTGGCCGCGGCCAGCAACCCGATGCTCACGACGCTCACCCAGGCCATTTCCGGGCAGCTCAATCCCGAGGTCAATCTGGTCAGCACCCTCGACGGCGGGGAGTTCACCATCTTCGCACCCACCGATGAGGCATTCGCCAAGATCGATCCCGCCACCATCGACACGCTCAAGACCGACGCCCCGCTGTTGACCAACATCCTTACCTACCACGTCGTTCCGGGTCGCGTGAACCCTGACCAGGTGGCAGGCACCCACGTCACCGTGCAGGGCGCTCCGCTGACGGTGGAGGGCCCGGCCGACCACCTGATGGTCAACGACGCCTCCGTGGTCTGCGGCGGCGTGCAGACGGCCAACGCCACGGTCTATCTCATCGACACCGTGCTGATGCCGCCGCCGGCGATGTAA
- the frr gene encoding ribosome recycling factor — MIDEALFDAEEKMEKAVTVARDDLASIRTGRANPGMFSRISIEYYGSMTPITQLSSINVPEPRLVVIKPYEASQLRHIEDAIRNSDLGVNPGNDGNVIRVAIPQLTEERRRELVKQAKAKGEDAKVSVRNIRRKTMDELSRIKKDGEAGEDEVTRAEKDLDKSTQTYVSQIDDLVKHKEGELLEV; from the coding sequence GTGATCGACGAGGCGCTCTTCGACGCCGAAGAGAAAATGGAAAAGGCCGTGACGGTGGCCCGCGATGACCTGGCGTCCATCCGCACCGGCCGTGCCAACCCCGGCATGTTCTCGCGGATCAGCATCGAGTACTACGGCTCGATGACACCGATCACCCAGCTGTCCAGCATCAACGTGCCCGAACCCCGGCTCGTGGTCATCAAGCCCTACGAGGCCTCGCAGCTGCGCCACATCGAGGATGCGATCCGTAACTCCGACCTCGGCGTCAACCCCGGCAACGACGGCAACGTCATCCGCGTCGCCATCCCACAGCTCACCGAGGAGCGTCGGCGCGAGCTGGTCAAGCAGGCCAAGGCCAAGGGCGAGGACGCCAAGGTGTCGGTGCGCAACATCCGGCGCAAGACCATGGACGAGCTGAGCCGCATCAAGAAGGACGGCGAAGCCGGCGAGGACGAGGTGACCCGGGCCGAGAAGGACCTCGACAAGAGCACCCAGACCTACGTCAGCCAGATCGACGACCTGGTGAAGCACAAAGAAGGTGAGTTGCTGGAAGTCTGA
- the dxr gene encoding 1-deoxy-D-xylulose-5-phosphate reductoisomerase has product MVNNRVRVLILGSTGSIGTQALDVIAANPDRFEIVGLAAFGGNPELLAQQAQQTGVTNIAVADAAAAQRVDQLGVAVRYSGPDAATRIVEDTPADVVLNALVGALGLKPTLAALRSGARLALANKESLVAGGPLVLDAAAPGQIVPVDSEHSALAQCLRGGTAEEVAALVLTASGGPFRGWRAEDLEAVTPEQAGAHPTWSMGPMNTLNSASLVNKGLELIETHLLFGIPYDRIEVVVHPQSIVHSMVTFCDGSTLAQASPPDMKLPIALALGWPARVPAAAAACDWSTASTWEFEPLDNAVFPAVDLARHAGTIGGAMTAVYNAANEEAAAAFLAGRISFPSIVATVSEVLHAAGQWAAPPATVDDVLDAERWAREKAGEAVSRKVLTTR; this is encoded by the coding sequence GTGGTCAACAATCGCGTGCGGGTACTGATCCTCGGCAGCACCGGGTCCATCGGCACCCAGGCGCTCGACGTGATCGCCGCCAACCCGGACCGCTTCGAGATCGTCGGACTGGCAGCCTTCGGCGGCAACCCCGAGCTGCTGGCGCAGCAGGCGCAGCAGACCGGGGTCACCAACATCGCGGTGGCCGATGCCGCCGCCGCGCAGCGGGTCGACCAGCTCGGCGTCGCGGTGCGCTACTCGGGTCCCGACGCGGCCACCCGCATCGTCGAGGACACCCCGGCCGACGTGGTGCTCAACGCACTCGTCGGCGCGCTGGGCCTGAAGCCCACGTTGGCGGCCCTGCGCAGCGGTGCCCGGCTGGCGCTGGCCAACAAGGAGTCGCTGGTGGCCGGGGGGCCGCTGGTCCTCGACGCGGCCGCACCCGGTCAGATCGTGCCCGTGGACTCCGAGCACTCCGCGCTGGCGCAGTGCCTGCGTGGGGGCACCGCCGAGGAGGTGGCCGCCCTGGTGCTGACCGCCTCCGGCGGACCGTTCCGGGGCTGGCGCGCCGAGGACCTCGAGGCCGTCACCCCCGAGCAGGCGGGCGCCCATCCCACGTGGTCGATGGGCCCGATGAACACCCTGAACTCAGCCTCGTTGGTCAACAAGGGCCTGGAGCTGATCGAGACGCACCTGCTGTTCGGCATCCCGTACGACCGCATCGAGGTGGTGGTGCATCCGCAGTCGATCGTGCATTCCATGGTCACGTTCTGCGACGGCTCCACCCTGGCGCAGGCGTCGCCGCCGGACATGAAACTGCCGATCGCGCTCGCTCTGGGCTGGCCCGCCCGGGTGCCGGCGGCGGCCGCCGCCTGCGACTGGAGCACCGCCTCCACCTGGGAGTTCGAGCCGCTGGACAACGCCGTCTTCCCGGCGGTGGACCTTGCCCGGCACGCCGGAACCATCGGCGGTGCCATGACGGCGGTCTACAACGCCGCCAACGAAGAGGCCGCCGCGGCCTTCCTGGCCGGGCGCATCTCGTTCCCGTCGATCGTGGCGACGGTGAGTGAGGTGCTGCACGCCGCGGGTCAATGGGCAGCTCCACCGGCTACCGTGGACGACGTTCTCGACGCTGAACGCTGGGCCCGGGAAAAGGCCGGCGAAGCGGTTTCACGGAAGGTCCTGACCACACGATGA
- a CDS encoding DUF2631 domain-containing protein codes for MVSTEVERYDDVDPADVPSAKWGWSKINYRTWHLTGLFIIGFLLLMLHGNHVGHVEDYFLIAFAIIATFFLVRDWWGRQKGWLR; via the coding sequence GTGGTCAGCACCGAGGTCGAGCGCTACGACGACGTCGATCCGGCCGATGTGCCGTCCGCCAAGTGGGGTTGGAGCAAGATCAACTACCGCACCTGGCACCTGACCGGCCTGTTCATCATCGGCTTCCTGCTGCTGATGCTGCACGGCAACCACGTCGGTCACGTCGAGGACTACTTCCTGATCGCCTTCGCCATCATCGCCACGTTCTTCCTGGTGCGCGACTGGTGGGGCCGCCAGAAGGGCTGGCTGCGCTAG
- a CDS encoding ABC transporter substrate-binding protein, with translation MTSRWIGPALVTTLLIATGCAGPAADRQQPDQIILAEGQELGGYSPFVSYGELGVSPIYEGLLRPQADSDAQIPDLVPALAASAPEPVAPRRWRVALRDGVTFSDGSSLDSADVVATYAALKNPAVASDIATNVAPVTAVTADGPQAVIVEVNTDTDPSPYLLTGIVPSERVQDAPAADWTLNTEPVGTGPYRLDSLRPDQAVLVARDDYWGQRPQVTRLVYTYTPDDNTRAQRITTGEVDGANLPPKLVGSVESADVRTVAVKSADWRGVSFPAGLAFTADPQARLAMNLGVDRAAVIRDVLDGHGRPADTPIGDVYGPAYSPQASFAFDTGAATAVLDRAGWALGSDGVREKGGARAEFELLYNAADTLRRDLSVAFASAMQPLGIQVNPRGTSWDEIDTRFDTAAVLLGGGSTPYSIDSQVYDTLHTRLPDSSPYANPGNFTAPGLDKLLDRARESATGAGKDALYREIQTTYIAEPSHVFLAFLDHTYAYRDLGWNQSAPILEPHSHGVTWGPWWQMDAWTR, from the coding sequence ATGACGTCGAGGTGGATCGGGCCGGCCTTGGTGACGACCCTGCTGATCGCCACCGGGTGCGCGGGCCCCGCCGCAGACCGGCAGCAGCCCGACCAGATCATCCTCGCCGAGGGGCAGGAACTGGGCGGCTACAGCCCCTTCGTCAGCTACGGCGAGCTCGGCGTCTCCCCCATCTACGAAGGGCTGCTGCGCCCGCAGGCCGACTCCGACGCCCAGATCCCCGACTTGGTTCCGGCGCTGGCCGCGTCAGCCCCCGAACCGGTGGCACCACGCCGCTGGCGCGTGGCACTGCGCGACGGCGTGACGTTCTCCGACGGCAGCTCGCTGGACTCCGCCGACGTGGTGGCCACCTACGCCGCGCTGAAGAACCCGGCCGTCGCCTCCGACATCGCCACCAACGTCGCCCCTGTCACCGCCGTCACCGCCGACGGCCCGCAGGCGGTCATCGTCGAGGTGAACACCGACACCGACCCGTCGCCGTACCTGCTCACCGGGATCGTGCCGTCCGAACGGGTGCAGGACGCCCCGGCTGCGGACTGGACCCTGAACACCGAACCGGTGGGCACCGGTCCCTACCGGCTGGACAGCCTGCGTCCCGATCAGGCGGTACTGGTGGCCCGCGATGACTACTGGGGCCAGCGGCCGCAGGTCACCCGGCTGGTGTACACCTACACCCCCGATGACAACACCCGGGCCCAGCGCATCACCACAGGCGAGGTCGACGGGGCGAACCTCCCGCCCAAACTGGTCGGCTCGGTGGAGTCGGCGGACGTGCGCACCGTCGCGGTCAAATCCGCCGACTGGCGCGGTGTTTCGTTCCCGGCCGGGCTCGCGTTCACCGCGGATCCGCAGGCCCGGCTGGCGATGAACCTGGGCGTGGACCGCGCCGCGGTGATCCGCGATGTGCTCGACGGCCACGGCCGCCCCGCCGACACCCCCATCGGCGATGTCTACGGTCCCGCCTACTCTCCGCAGGCCTCCTTCGCCTTCGACACCGGTGCGGCCACCGCCGTACTGGACCGGGCCGGCTGGGCGCTCGGCAGCGACGGGGTCCGCGAAAAGGGCGGGGCGCGTGCCGAGTTCGAGCTGCTGTACAACGCAGCCGACACCCTGCGCCGCGATCTGTCGGTGGCCTTCGCCTCCGCCATGCAACCGCTGGGCATCCAGGTCAATCCGCGGGGGACCAGTTGGGACGAGATCGATACCCGGTTCGACACCGCCGCGGTACTGCTCGGCGGCGGGTCCACGCCCTACAGCATCGACTCGCAGGTCTATGACACGCTGCACACCCGCCTGCCGGACTCCTCCCCGTATGCCAACCCGGGCAACTTCACCGCCCCCGGGCTGGACAAGCTGCTGGACCGGGCCCGCGAATCCGCCACCGGTGCAGGCAAAGACGCCCTGTACCGCGAGATCCAGACCACCTACATCGCCGAGCCGTCGCATGTGTTCCTGGCCTTCCTGGACCACACCTACGCCTACCGGGACCTCGGCTGGAACCAGTCCGCACCCATCCTGGAGCCGCATTCACACGGCGTCACCTGGGGGCCGTGGTGGCAGATGGACGCCTGGACCCGATGA
- a CDS encoding phosphatidate cytidylyltransferase: protein MSTPVANTDTGSEPTPKASRAGRNLPAAIAVGCALGFGLIAILLFAPYVWIGVVAIAMVVATLEVGARLREGGYVIPMVPLLVGGQATIWLTWPFGAAGALGGFGGTVLVCLIWRLLAHGLKTAPTNYLRDVSVTVFLTAWIPLFGAFGVLLIYPEDGWARVFCMLLAVVFSDVGGYAAGVLFGKHPMVPAISPKKSWEGFVGSLIGGVTAAVLAVTFLLEQPAWVGIPLGIFLVITGTLGDLVESQVKRDLGIKDMGTMLPGHGGLMDRIDSILPSAAATWIVLAVLA from the coding sequence GTGAGCACCCCCGTGGCCAACACCGACACCGGCAGCGAGCCGACCCCCAAGGCGTCGCGCGCTGGGCGCAATCTGCCCGCCGCCATCGCCGTCGGGTGCGCTCTGGGGTTCGGTCTGATCGCCATCCTGCTGTTCGCGCCGTACGTGTGGATCGGCGTGGTGGCGATCGCCATGGTGGTCGCCACTCTCGAGGTCGGTGCCCGGCTGCGGGAAGGCGGATACGTCATCCCGATGGTGCCGCTGCTGGTGGGCGGGCAGGCCACCATCTGGTTGACCTGGCCGTTCGGCGCCGCCGGTGCGTTGGGTGGTTTCGGTGGCACGGTACTGGTGTGCCTGATCTGGCGGTTGCTGGCCCACGGTCTGAAAACCGCGCCCACCAACTACCTGCGCGACGTGTCGGTCACGGTCTTCCTGACGGCGTGGATCCCGTTGTTCGGAGCGTTCGGCGTGCTGCTGATCTATCCGGAAGACGGCTGGGCGCGGGTGTTCTGCATGCTGCTGGCCGTGGTGTTCTCCGACGTCGGCGGCTACGCCGCGGGCGTGCTGTTCGGCAAACACCCGATGGTGCCCGCGATCAGCCCCAAGAAGTCGTGGGAAGGGTTCGTCGGATCGCTGATCGGCGGTGTCACCGCGGCCGTGCTCGCCGTGACCTTCCTGCTGGAGCAACCCGCCTGGGTCGGCATCCCGCTCGGTATCTTCCTGGTGATCACCGGGACCCTGGGTGACCTGGTGGAATCACAGGTCAAACGCGATCTGGGCATCAAGGACATGGGCACCATGCTGCCCGGGCACGGTGGCCTGATGGACCGCATCGACTCGATCCTGCCGTCGGCTGCGGCCACCTGGATCGTGCTCGCCGTGCTCGCCTGA
- a CDS encoding fasciclin domain-containing protein produces the protein MHTIQHRVFAAGFAAAAALALASCSSEEASDTASSATSAASSAAEAATGEETTSEATTTSAMADPAANLVGSGCAAYAEEVPEGPGSVAGMAEAPLSVAASNNPMLKTLTQAISGQLNPNVNLVDTLDGDQFTVFAPTDDAFAKLDAATLETLKTDSDLLTSILTYHVVPGQAAPDQVVGEHVTVQGAPLTVTGEGEELRVNDAGLVCGGVKTANATVYMIDTVLMPPAS, from the coding sequence ATGCACACGATTCAGCACCGAGTCTTCGCCGCCGGGTTCGCCGCAGCCGCCGCCCTCGCCCTGGCCTCCTGTTCCAGTGAGGAAGCCAGCGACACCGCTTCGTCGGCAACCAGCGCCGCCTCCTCAGCCGCCGAGGCGGCCACCGGCGAGGAGACCACCTCCGAGGCCACCACCACCAGCGCCATGGCCGATCCCGCCGCCAACCTGGTGGGCTCCGGTTGCGCCGCCTACGCGGAGGAAGTTCCCGAGGGCCCCGGTTCGGTGGCCGGCATGGCCGAGGCGCCGCTGAGCGTGGCGGCGTCCAACAACCCCATGCTCAAGACCCTGACGCAAGCGATCTCGGGCCAGCTGAATCCGAACGTCAACCTCGTCGACACCCTCGACGGCGATCAGTTCACCGTGTTCGCACCCACCGACGATGCCTTCGCCAAGCTGGATGCGGCCACTCTCGAGACCCTCAAGACCGATTCCGATCTGCTGACGTCGATCCTGACCTATCACGTGGTCCCGGGACAGGCTGCTCCCGATCAGGTGGTGGGCGAACACGTCACCGTGCAGGGCGCTCCGCTGACCGTCACCGGAGAGGGTGAGGAACTGCGGGTCAACGACGCCGGACTGGTTTGCGGCGGAGTGAAAACCGCCAACGCGACGGTGTACATGATTGATACTGTGTTGATGCCGCCGGCTTCCTGA
- a CDS encoding cryptochrome/photolyase family protein → MTRLLWFRRDLRLGDLPALLDAGADDAEVLACYVLDPRLTASAGPRREQFLYDSLRELRDALDGRLLVTRGRPDTRIPAVAKAVGATAVHISEEFTPFAQARDEKVAAALGDIPLEKSGSAYLVSPGRVTKDDGSPYKVFTPYFRRWRERGWRAPAKTGPKSARWIDPADVSGAGKNLDIPDPGTELPYPAGEKAARRRWKKFVDQGLEGYSADRNRPDLDATSRMSAYLHFGNIHPRTLAADLGTAEGPAAYLRELAFRDFYASVLAQWPRSAWWNFNSDFDAIEVDDDDESFTAWKEGRTGFPIVDAGMRQLSESGFMHNRVRMITASFLVKDLHLPWQWGAKWFLEQLLDGDIASNQHGWQWAAGCGTDAAPYFRVFNPDTQGKKFDPEQAYVRRWVPEFGTDEYPDPIVDHGAERAEALRRYNALS, encoded by the coding sequence ATGACTCGGCTGTTGTGGTTCCGGCGTGACCTCCGACTGGGCGATCTGCCCGCGCTGCTGGACGCCGGTGCCGATGACGCCGAGGTGCTCGCCTGCTATGTGCTCGATCCGCGGTTGACGGCCTCGGCGGGGCCGCGGCGCGAGCAGTTCCTCTACGACTCTCTGCGCGAACTGCGCGACGCCCTGGACGGCCGACTGCTGGTCACCCGAGGTCGCCCCGACACCCGCATCCCCGCGGTGGCCAAGGCCGTCGGCGCCACCGCCGTGCACATCTCCGAGGAGTTCACCCCCTTCGCCCAGGCGCGCGACGAGAAGGTGGCCGCGGCGCTGGGCGACATCCCCCTGGAGAAATCCGGCTCGGCGTACCTGGTGTCACCCGGCCGGGTCACCAAGGACGACGGCTCCCCCTACAAGGTGTTCACGCCCTATTTCCGGCGCTGGCGCGAGCGTGGCTGGCGGGCACCCGCCAAGACCGGGCCCAAGTCGGCGCGCTGGATCGACCCCGCCGACGTCTCCGGCGCCGGCAAGAACCTCGACATCCCGGACCCGGGTACCGAGTTGCCGTATCCGGCCGGAGAGAAGGCGGCGCGGCGCCGGTGGAAAAAGTTCGTCGACCAGGGCCTGGAGGGGTACTCGGCGGACCGCAACCGCCCGGATCTGGACGCCACCAGCCGGATGTCGGCCTACCTGCACTTCGGCAACATCCATCCCCGCACCCTGGCGGCGGACCTGGGCACCGCCGAAGGCCCGGCGGCCTATCTGCGCGAGCTGGCCTTTCGCGACTTCTATGCCAGCGTGCTGGCGCAGTGGCCGCGCAGCGCCTGGTGGAACTTCAACAGCGACTTCGACGCCATCGAGGTCGATGACGACGACGAGTCGTTCACGGCGTGGAAGGAGGGGCGCACCGGATTCCCCATCGTCGACGCCGGGATGCGGCAGCTGAGCGAAAGTGGCTTCATGCACAACCGGGTGCGGATGATCACCGCGTCGTTCCTGGTCAAGGATCTGCACCTGCCCTGGCAGTGGGGGGCGAAGTGGTTCTTGGAGCAGTTGCTCGACGGTGACATCGCCAGCAACCAGCACGGGTGGCAGTGGGCGGCGGGCTGCGGCACCGACGCCGCGCCGTATTTCCGGGTGTTCAACCCCGACACCCAGGGCAAGAAGTTCGACCCCGAACAGGCCTACGTGCGGCGGTGGGTCCCGGAGTTCGGCACCGACGAGTACCCGGACCCCATCGTCGACCACGGCGCCGAGCGCGCCGAGGCGTTGCGGCGGTACAACGCGCTGAGCTGA